From a region of the Candidatus Sulfotelmatobacter sp. genome:
- a CDS encoding alkaline phosphatase family protein, protein MNHRLAIAAALLALLPVQNASAAGVRSVRAIRAAVPVSYAAPAGDLPVEHLHGATYDAVLPSGRLVTPAGTSVVTGMNALGLALSPDGRYAIVSNDDELDGAMHSLVDPNATGGYVLAVVDLATMQVVSRYRAPGETYWNGIAALADPARPGGTLVLASGGTSGSVYVFRLDASGALTPDPRHVIALPGSSDPAFAARGHALASTLAVSADGKRAYVVDDAGDSISAIDTATRRLSGSSWPVGFFPFGVAPAGDQLLVTNEGLLRYGVLGAPVSAPPFAPPAADLDRASSLSLLALGANGDLGAPASLPMDPTPDGIRTVGGAHPTAVVVTPDDTHAYVAMSGVDRIATVELGASPRVVGGTELRLFDRGPYGTEPAALALSRDGSRLYVALAGLNAVAVIDARDPAHLHRMGLIPTGWYPSALALGADDRTLYVLNTKGFGSDAGAGADPNADGTAVWSTLEKIDLGAVRLTSATQNALGNTRRVVAARAMVPPGLRDVVVIEQAGKGFDAMLGDLGAPAGDPSLVQYGEAVTPNLHALARRYALATNFFADDAIGAGNQQFLTAGTASLFAERLLRARAGRDGLGTAAQDPEDWPRLGSIFDSLARHRMSYRDYGDLLTVAGYDDGRAADPRADDPYYAGPADTSAPTQGLGGLYAQNVPAPAALADHVDLQYPGWNPRIRDERRAQEFIRDYSTLVASGREPRYVHLWLPADAAVTVPGAPPPAEQVADGDRALGEIVAYLSHLRSWRHTAIIIVGGDAPGSHDHVDATRSYAVVVSPFAKRHALDARHLSTASVLKTAEEALHVGTLSLGDLLATDLTECLTAHGGDEAPYVALPVPEQAAASR, encoded by the coding sequence ATGAACCACCGACTCGCGATCGCGGCGGCGCTGCTGGCCCTGCTGCCCGTGCAGAACGCTTCCGCCGCCGGCGTGCGCAGCGTGCGCGCCATTCGCGCCGCCGTGCCCGTCAGCTACGCGGCCCCGGCCGGCGACCTGCCCGTCGAGCATCTGCACGGCGCGACCTACGACGCGGTGCTGCCCTCGGGGCGGCTCGTCACGCCGGCCGGCACGAGCGTCGTCACGGGGATGAACGCGCTCGGCCTCGCGCTGAGTCCCGACGGCCGCTACGCGATCGTCTCGAACGACGACGAGCTCGACGGCGCGATGCACTCGCTGGTCGACCCGAACGCGACCGGCGGGTACGTGCTGGCGGTCGTCGATCTCGCGACGATGCAGGTCGTCAGCCGCTATCGCGCGCCCGGTGAGACGTACTGGAACGGCATCGCCGCGCTGGCGGATCCGGCGCGTCCCGGCGGGACGCTCGTGCTCGCGTCGGGTGGGACCAGCGGCAGCGTGTACGTGTTTCGGCTCGACGCGAGCGGCGCGCTCACGCCCGATCCGCGCCACGTCATCGCGCTGCCGGGGTCGAGCGACCCGGCCTTCGCCGCGCGCGGGCACGCCCTGGCGTCGACGCTGGCCGTCTCGGCCGACGGCAAGCGCGCGTACGTCGTCGACGACGCCGGCGACAGCATCAGCGCGATCGACACCGCGACGCGCCGGCTGAGCGGGTCGAGCTGGCCGGTCGGATTCTTCCCGTTCGGCGTCGCCCCGGCCGGCGACCAGCTGCTGGTCACCAACGAAGGACTGCTGCGTTACGGCGTGCTCGGCGCGCCGGTCAGCGCGCCGCCGTTCGCCCCGCCGGCGGCCGATCTCGATCGCGCTTCGTCCCTCTCGCTCTTGGCGCTCGGTGCGAACGGTGATCTGGGCGCGCCGGCGTCGCTGCCGATGGATCCCACGCCGGACGGGATCCGCACCGTCGGCGGCGCGCACCCGACCGCCGTCGTCGTCACGCCCGACGACACGCACGCGTACGTCGCGATGAGCGGCGTCGACCGTATCGCGACGGTGGAGCTGGGTGCGAGCCCGCGCGTCGTCGGCGGCACCGAGCTGCGGCTGTTCGATCGCGGCCCGTACGGCACCGAACCGGCCGCGCTCGCGCTCTCGCGCGACGGTTCGCGCTTGTACGTCGCGCTGGCCGGACTCAACGCGGTCGCGGTGATCGACGCGCGCGACCCGGCGCACCTGCACCGCATGGGCTTGATCCCGACCGGCTGGTATCCGTCCGCGCTGGCGCTCGGCGCCGACGATCGCACCCTGTACGTGCTCAACACCAAAGGCTTCGGCAGCGACGCCGGCGCCGGCGCCGATCCCAACGCCGACGGCACCGCGGTGTGGTCGACGCTGGAGAAGATCGACCTGGGCGCGGTGCGCTTGACCAGCGCGACGCAGAACGCGCTGGGCAACACGCGCCGCGTCGTCGCCGCGCGCGCGATGGTGCCGCCCGGCCTGCGAGACGTCGTCGTCATCGAACAAGCGGGCAAAGGCTTCGACGCGATGCTCGGCGATCTGGGCGCACCGGCCGGCGATCCGTCACTGGTGCAGTACGGCGAAGCGGTGACGCCCAACTTGCACGCGCTGGCCCGGCGCTACGCGCTCGCGACGAACTTCTTCGCCGACGACGCGATCGGGGCGGGCAATCAGCAATTCCTCACCGCGGGCACCGCCTCGCTGTTCGCCGAACGGCTGCTGCGCGCTCGCGCCGGGCGGGACGGCCTCGGCACCGCCGCGCAAGATCCCGAAGATTGGCCGCGCCTCGGATCGATCTTCGATTCGCTCGCGCGTCACCGCATGTCGTATCGCGACTACGGCGACCTGCTCACCGTCGCCGGCTACGACGACGGCCGCGCCGCCGATCCGCGCGCCGACGATCCGTACTATGCCGGACCGGCCGACACCAGCGCGCCGACGCAAGGGCTGGGCGGACTCTACGCGCAGAACGTCCCCGCGCCGGCCGCGCTGGCCGATCACGTCGACCTGCAATACCCCGGTTGGAACCCGCGCATCCGCGACGAGCGGCGCGCCCAAGAGTTCATCCGCGACTACTCGACGCTCGTCGCCTCCGGCCGCGAGCCGCGCTACGTCCACCTTTGGCTGCCGGCCGACGCGGCGGTGACCGTTCCCGGCGCGCCGCCACCGGCCGAGCAAGTCGCCGACGGCGACCGCGCGCTGGGCGAGATCGTCGCCTACTTGAGCCACCTGCGCTCGTGGCGCCACACCGCGATCATCATCGTCGGCGGCGACGCGCCGGGCTCGCACGACCACGTCGACGCGACGCGCAGCTACGCCGTCGTCGTCTCGCCGTTCGCCAAGCGCCACGCGTTGGACGCGCGGCATCTCTCGACCGCCAGCGTGCTCAAGACGGCGGAAGAGGCGCTGCACGTGGGCACGCTCTCGCTGGGCGACCTGCTCGCCACCGACCTCACCGAATGCCTCACCGCGCACGGCGGCGACGAGGCGCCCTACGTCGCCCTGCCCGTCCCGGAGCAAGCCGCGGCGAGCCGATGA
- a CDS encoding DoxX family protein: MRSVSHTNTLTTDIALLVLRLGQAIVLWPHGAQKALGWFGGPGIAGVVAGLHQHVGVPTPLAYLVIATEFLGPILLVLGILTRLAALAIFVDMAMAAILVHSANGFFMNFSGHQAGEGVEYFLYACTIALALVIGGAGRFALFSKT; the protein is encoded by the coding sequence ATGCGGTCCGTCTCACACACCAACACGCTCACGACCGACATCGCGCTGCTCGTGCTGCGCCTGGGTCAGGCCATCGTGCTGTGGCCGCACGGCGCGCAGAAAGCGCTCGGGTGGTTCGGCGGCCCCGGCATCGCCGGTGTCGTCGCCGGCCTGCATCAGCACGTCGGCGTCCCCACGCCGCTGGCGTATCTCGTCATCGCGACCGAGTTTCTCGGACCGATCTTGCTCGTGCTCGGCATTCTCACGCGACTCGCGGCGCTCGCGATCTTCGTCGACATGGCGATGGCCGCGATCCTCGTGCACTCGGCGAACGGGTTCTTCATGAACTTCAGCGGACATCAGGCGGGGGAGGGCGTCGAGTACTTCCTCTACGCGTGCACGATCGCGTTGGCGCTCGTCATCGGTGGGGCTGGGCGGTTCGCGTTGTTCTCCAAGACCTGA
- a CDS encoding sodium:solute symporter family protein, which produces MSATVALGIVALVVIGTLLLGIRGVRGITMDPQEYIVAGRRVGALLLWLLLAGEIYTTFTFLGAAGWAYGKGAPAYYILCYGTLAYIIAFFLTPKVHRIARRHNLLTGPDFFVNRYGSKTLGALVALLGFVMLVPYVTLQLTGIQILVRIAGFGQVDPLLAVGIAFFLIAVFTFVVGLRGAAWASVAKDGLVLIGVIFAGIALPTHFFGSPAGALDAVLRDHPNWLTIAGPSSPSGITWVVSTTVLTACGFFMWPQSMAAVYSARNEDTLRRNAIFLPFYQLMLLLVFFAGFAALEIVPGLVGPAADQSFMLVVQQHYPAWTLGIVAAAGVLAGLVPAAGQLLAAASIVGKNVLADYGIARDEAAQTMATRILVLIVALLAFGFWALARTTLVGLLLIGYNGITQLFPGVVLGVTGRRPSAAAVGAGIIAGLIVLIVCTVKGVSQIDGINTGLVALAANIVVLAVTAAIVPARHTAPAALADT; this is translated from the coding sequence ATGAGCGCCACCGTCGCGCTGGGCATCGTCGCCCTCGTCGTGATCGGCACGCTGTTGCTCGGCATCCGCGGCGTGCGCGGCATCACGATGGACCCGCAAGAGTACATCGTCGCCGGCCGCCGCGTCGGCGCGCTGCTGCTCTGGCTGCTTCTGGCCGGCGAGATCTACACGACGTTCACGTTCCTCGGAGCCGCCGGCTGGGCGTACGGCAAAGGCGCACCCGCCTACTACATCCTGTGCTACGGGACGCTGGCCTACATCATCGCCTTCTTCCTCACCCCCAAAGTCCACCGCATCGCGCGCCGGCACAATCTGCTCACCGGTCCCGACTTCTTCGTCAACCGTTACGGCTCGAAAACGCTCGGCGCACTGGTCGCGCTGCTCGGCTTCGTGATGCTGGTCCCCTACGTGACGCTGCAGCTGACCGGCATCCAGATCTTGGTGCGCATCGCCGGCTTCGGCCAAGTCGATCCCCTACTGGCCGTCGGTATCGCATTCTTCCTGATCGCCGTCTTCACGTTCGTCGTCGGCCTGCGCGGCGCGGCCTGGGCCAGCGTCGCGAAGGACGGCCTGGTCCTGATCGGCGTCATCTTCGCCGGCATCGCGCTCCCGACGCACTTCTTCGGCTCGCCGGCCGGCGCGCTCGACGCGGTCCTGCGCGATCACCCGAACTGGCTGACGATCGCCGGCCCGTCGTCACCCAGCGGCATCACCTGGGTCGTCTCGACCACGGTGCTGACCGCCTGCGGCTTCTTCATGTGGCCGCAATCGATGGCCGCCGTCTACAGCGCCCGCAACGAAGACACGCTCCGCCGCAACGCGATCTTCTTGCCCTTCTACCAATTGATGCTGCTGCTGGTGTTCTTCGCCGGCTTCGCCGCGCTCGAGATCGTCCCGGGCCTGGTCGGACCCGCCGCCGACCAGTCGTTCATGCTGGTCGTCCAACAACATTATCCCGCGTGGACGCTGGGCATCGTCGCCGCCGCCGGCGTGCTCGCCGGCCTGGTCCCCGCCGCCGGGCAGCTCCTCGCCGCCGCCAGCATCGTCGGCAAGAACGTCCTGGCCGACTACGGCATCGCGCGCGACGAAGCCGCGCAAACGATGGCCACCCGCATCCTGGTTCTGATCGTCGCGCTGCTGGCCTTCGGCTTCTGGGCCCTCGCCCGCACGACGCTGGTCGGATTGCTCCTGATCGGCTACAACGGCATCACCCAACTCTTCCCCGGCGTCGTCCTCGGCGTGACCGGAAGACGCCCCTCCGCCGCCGCCGTCGGCGCCGGCATCATCGCCGGCCTGATCGTCCTGATCGTCTGCACGGTGAAAGGCGTCAGCCAAATCGACGGCATCAACACCGGCCTGGTCGCCCTGGCAGCAAACATCGTCGTCCTCGCCGTCACCGCCGCCATCGTCCCCGCGCGCCACACAGCACCCGCAGCGCTCGCGGACACGTAA
- a CDS encoding DUF3311 domain-containing protein, which yields MQQRRTVAAACAAIPFLALTVGVALANHLEPRILGLPFVLAWIVAWILLTPAFLWVAYRSTPA from the coding sequence ATGCAGCAGCGCCGTACCGTCGCCGCCGCCTGCGCGGCGATCCCATTCCTCGCGTTGACCGTCGGGGTCGCGCTGGCCAACCACCTCGAACCGCGCATCCTGGGCCTGCCGTTCGTGCTGGCCTGGATCGTCGCGTGGATTCTGCTCACGCCGGCCTTCCTGTGGGTGGCGTACCGGAGCACGCCCGCATGA
- a CDS encoding metallophosphoesterase family protein — protein sequence MRVAILSDIHGNAHALRRCLADLAERGGADVVVAAGDLCVDGPKPRRVLELLEKAGAQALRGNTDRMVGAEDADTLDPEDARAVSWTREQIGEDWTRWLGALPATIALGDGEDGLLVCHANPKNDDEHVWPDAPDAQLERLFDDVPQRAIAFGHLHLSYVRVWRGRMLVNVASAGLPKDGDPLAHYALLTQRPGGWEIQSRRVRFDAEKVARQLEASGIPDLDKRLTTLRRHRYPKLGEVGCVIP from the coding sequence GTGCGTGTCGCGATCCTCTCCGACATCCACGGCAACGCGCACGCGCTGCGGCGCTGCCTGGCCGATCTCGCCGAGCGCGGCGGCGCCGACGTCGTCGTCGCGGCGGGCGACCTGTGCGTCGACGGCCCCAAACCGCGGCGCGTGCTCGAGCTGCTGGAGAAGGCCGGCGCGCAAGCGCTGCGCGGCAACACCGATCGCATGGTGGGCGCGGAAGACGCCGACACGCTCGATCCCGAGGACGCGCGCGCGGTGAGCTGGACGCGCGAGCAGATCGGCGAGGATTGGACGCGCTGGCTGGGCGCGCTGCCGGCGACGATCGCGCTCGGCGACGGGGAGGACGGCCTGCTCGTCTGTCATGCCAATCCGAAGAACGACGACGAGCACGTGTGGCCCGACGCGCCGGATGCGCAGCTCGAGCGGCTCTTCGACGACGTCCCGCAGCGCGCCATCGCGTTCGGGCACCTGCACCTTTCCTATGTGCGCGTGTGGCGCGGCCGCATGCTGGTCAACGTCGCCTCCGCGGGTCTGCCCAAGGACGGCGATCCGCTCGCACACTACGCGCTGCTCACCCAGCGGCCGGGCGGCTGGGAGATCCAGTCGCGGCGCGTCCGCTTCGACGCCGAAAAGGTCGCTCGCCAGCTCGAAGCGAGCGGCATCCCCGACCTCGACAAGCGGCTCACGACGCTGCGGCGTCACCGGTATCCGAAGCTCGGCGAGGTGGGTTGTGTGATCCCGTGA
- a CDS encoding ABC transporter ATP-binding protein, protein MTPRPPALRIDQLVKRYGDFTAVDGISLEVQEGEFFGLLGPNGAGKTTTINAIVGLAGITSGAIALFGHDVVRDWRAARRQVGLAPQEYNFDRYLNIRDVLIFQAGYYGLRGPAVAKRADVLLERFGLSSKAKQVYTRLSGGMKRRLSLARALIHEPRLVILDEPTAGVDVELRLELWSLLRELNTNGTTIILTTHYLEEAEELCDRIGIIQTGKLIALERTKKLIGEGSLQDVFLELTRQ, encoded by the coding sequence GTGACGCCACGGCCACCCGCCCTCCGAATCGACCAGCTCGTCAAACGCTATGGGGATTTCACCGCCGTCGACGGCATCTCGCTCGAGGTGCAAGAGGGCGAGTTCTTCGGCTTGCTCGGCCCCAACGGCGCGGGCAAGACCACCACGATCAACGCGATCGTCGGCCTGGCCGGCATCACCAGCGGCGCGATCGCCCTGTTCGGCCACGACGTCGTGCGCGATTGGCGCGCCGCGCGCCGCCAAGTCGGTTTGGCGCCGCAAGAGTACAACTTCGACCGCTACCTCAACATCCGCGACGTGCTGATCTTCCAAGCCGGATACTACGGCTTGCGCGGCCCGGCGGTCGCCAAGCGGGCCGACGTGCTGCTCGAGCGCTTCGGCCTGTCCTCCAAGGCCAAGCAGGTCTACACGCGCCTCTCGGGCGGGATGAAGCGGCGGCTGAGCTTGGCGCGGGCCCTCATCCACGAGCCGCGGCTGGTCATCCTGGACGAGCCGACGGCCGGCGTCGACGTCGAGCTGCGGCTCGAGCTGTGGTCGCTCTTGCGCGAGCTGAACACCAACGGCACCACCATCATCTTGACCACGCACTACCTCGAAGAGGCCGAAGAGCTCTGCGACCGGATCGGGATCATCCAGACCGGCAAGCTGATCGCGCTCGAGCGGACGAAGAAGCTCATCGGTGAGGGCTCGCTGCAGGACGTCTTCTTGGAGCTGACCCGTCAATGA
- a CDS encoding ABC transporter permease, with protein MIGNRVGFETLVKREMVRTFSIINQVIWPPVIQTLLYVFIFGLALGSQIKSVGGVSYAQFLIPGLIMLQVIDQTYSESSSSMFQGRFMNSIQEMLIAPMSAFEMVLGFTVAGVLRAIFIALLITLLGVVFVHTAPTNWGLYVLTIVLVAVLFSALGIIFGLLAEKFDHIAVMTTFFITPLVFVGGVFTSINFLPPIVRKISLVNPMFHMIDAFRYSYAGTGDEPLGTALVVVTALAALAFAVALWMTARGIKLRT; from the coding sequence ATGATCGGCAATCGCGTCGGCTTCGAGACCCTCGTCAAGCGCGAGATGGTCCGCACCTTCTCGATCATCAATCAGGTCATTTGGCCGCCGGTGATCCAGACGCTGCTGTACGTCTTCATCTTCGGTCTGGCGCTGGGCAGCCAAATCAAGTCGGTCGGCGGCGTCAGCTACGCGCAGTTCCTGATCCCCGGTCTGATCATGCTGCAGGTCATCGACCAGACCTACAGCGAGAGCTCCAGCTCGATGTTCCAGGGCCGCTTCATGAACTCGATCCAAGAGATGCTGATCGCACCGATGTCGGCGTTCGAGATGGTGCTGGGCTTCACCGTCGCCGGCGTGCTGCGCGCGATCTTCATCGCGCTGCTGATCACGCTGCTCGGGGTGGTCTTCGTCCACACCGCGCCGACCAACTGGGGACTCTACGTTTTGACGATCGTGCTGGTGGCGGTGCTGTTCTCCGCGCTGGGCATCATCTTCGGCCTGTTGGCGGAGAAGTTCGACCACATCGCGGTGATGACGACGTTCTTCATCACGCCGCTGGTGTTCGTCGGCGGCGTGTTCACCTCGATCAACTTCTTGCCGCCGATCGTGCGCAAGATCTCGCTGGTCAACCCGATGTTCCACATGATCGACGCGTTCCGCTACAGCTATGCCGGCACGGGCGACGAGCCGCTGGGCACGGCGCTGGTCGTGGTGACCGCGCTTGCGGCGCTCGCCTTCGCGGTCGCGCTGTGGATGACGGCGCGCGGCATCAAGCTGCGCACCTAG
- a CDS encoding tyrosinase family protein, whose amino-acid sequence MSDFELRPLARRRFLATAGAAAAATAVTGSPARAAARYTRYNVTSPQGQEMLRIYALAVERMLALPPTHPHNWFRNAFVHFMDCPHGNWWFYVWHRGYIGYFEQTIRAVSGNSSFTLPYWDWTRLPRIPDAMFTGVLDPTSAAYARFTKNLAVFTDYIKPTLQSYWSTLTPAQLAQQKSRSFNTFTDLWNNMLAWDPTGKIASAGDIAFAPTCSARYLTRDNPAFNESTAKTCTPEVVLSGLYPIEFNDEKDVAKGFTSARTASHNTPPTGRASFSILEGQPHNTIHNYIGGAGPLDYGPYGNMTNNLSPVDPIFFLHHSNMDRLWDVWTRKQQRIGQPFLPPDPAARAQFLAEPFLFFVDGNGRFVTDGKAADYVSTARFDYDYQPGFPEAGGLLNAQAETQPLFRAPSSPARTITGTVNGNNSGTLSLPAPALRAAVGTAAASELTLEVTIVRPGSERIFDVVIDGAHVATISFFGPPMHGMAMPMETTFAVPLVRQAPGLLAATGGGGPLTVSVVPTQGRGVAPRLTALAAVAR is encoded by the coding sequence ATGTCCGACTTCGAGCTTCGGCCCCTGGCGCGGCGGCGCTTTCTGGCGACGGCCGGCGCCGCCGCGGCGGCCACGGCGGTGACGGGTTCCCCGGCGCGTGCCGCGGCGAGATACACGCGCTACAACGTCACCAGCCCGCAGGGCCAGGAGATGCTCCGCATCTACGCGCTGGCGGTGGAGCGGATGCTGGCGCTGCCGCCGACGCATCCGCACAACTGGTTCCGCAACGCGTTCGTCCACTTCATGGACTGCCCGCACGGCAACTGGTGGTTCTACGTGTGGCACCGCGGCTACATCGGCTACTTCGAGCAGACGATACGCGCGGTCAGCGGAAACTCGTCCTTCACCCTGCCGTATTGGGATTGGACGCGGCTGCCGCGCATCCCCGACGCGATGTTTACCGGCGTGCTCGATCCGACCAGCGCCGCGTACGCGCGGTTCACCAAGAATCTGGCGGTGTTCACCGACTATATCAAGCCGACGCTGCAGAGCTACTGGAGCACGCTCACGCCGGCGCAGTTGGCGCAGCAGAAGTCCCGCTCGTTCAACACGTTCACCGACCTCTGGAACAACATGCTGGCATGGGACCCGACCGGAAAGATCGCCAGCGCGGGCGACATCGCGTTCGCGCCGACCTGCTCCGCTCGCTATCTCACCCGCGACAACCCCGCCTTCAACGAGTCGACCGCGAAGACGTGCACGCCGGAAGTCGTGCTGTCGGGCCTCTATCCGATCGAGTTCAACGACGAGAAAGACGTCGCCAAAGGCTTCACCAGCGCGCGCACCGCCTCCCACAACACGCCGCCGACCGGTCGCGCGTCGTTCTCGATCCTCGAAGGCCAGCCGCACAACACGATCCACAACTACATCGGCGGCGCCGGCCCGCTCGACTACGGCCCGTACGGCAACATGACCAACAACCTCTCGCCGGTCGACCCGATCTTCTTCCTGCACCACTCGAACATGGACCGGCTGTGGGACGTGTGGACGCGCAAGCAACAGCGCATCGGTCAGCCGTTCCTGCCGCCGGACCCGGCCGCGCGGGCGCAGTTCCTGGCCGAACCGTTCTTGTTCTTCGTCGACGGCAACGGTCGATTCGTGACCGACGGGAAGGCGGCCGACTACGTGAGCACCGCGCGCTTCGACTACGACTATCAGCCGGGGTTCCCGGAAGCCGGCGGTTTGCTCAACGCGCAGGCCGAAACGCAGCCGCTCTTCCGCGCGCCGAGTTCGCCGGCACGCACCATTACCGGGACCGTGAACGGCAACAACAGCGGCACGCTCTCGCTGCCCGCCCCCGCGCTGCGCGCCGCGGTCGGCACCGCCGCCGCCTCGGAGCTGACCCTCGAGGTGACGATCGTTCGGCCGGGCAGCGAACGCATCTTCGACGTCGTGATCGACGGCGCGCATGTGGCCACCATCTCGTTCTTCGGTCCGCCGATGCACGGGATGGCGATGCCGATGGAGACGACCTTCGCGGTCCCGCTCGTCCGCCAGGCCCCCGGATTGCTGGCCGCGACCGGCGGCGGCGGCCCGCTCACCGTGTCGGTCGTCCCCACCCAAGGGCGCGGTGTCGCGCCGCGGCTTACCGCGCTCGCCGCGGTCGCACGCTAG
- a CDS encoding redoxin domain-containing protein: MTRLVRFAFPAVLALAALAPGSAAPLPGPVVGQPAPNFSLTTIDGKHVRLSDYRGRTLVINVWGSWCPPCRLETPDLVAEAKAQARHGVAFLGVDTTESPSVVRAFSIAKAIPYPQVATSGTSAFARDYAIRNYPTTFVIDPSGVLRARHADNLLPRPQLHAYIVAAQHGATAPLKTAFQTQLDAMLAPARYTFTGDPATVLANVQQAVSAIGKVDDLLDDAMDDPSRDHDLIATQQEEETLRAAAIAALTPIATGDPQLALLARLHGDEDAALGKWSDAKSAYEDALTKVPNDLDALSGLADAEGQLGDAARVVALDQQIAQLHPTRATYVALARAQIKTGDVAGGEASFAHAIELAAAEPPPNAAQIAWTALYAGQAEADLGRAASARAFFARALVEAERVAPTDPRREWYIERAQEGTVALGVVPGAAPALSLAPWTGPDLPGSLASTIKYRLVVTGKPGTAVDLATQGLPKRWIGSFCTDRVCSPFRVSVVVPPVGAKIIEFQVVPQSAVHAPPTVSIQASVGNRPVARVGTTVRT, encoded by the coding sequence ATGACACGTCTGGTCCGGTTCGCGTTCCCCGCCGTCTTGGCGTTGGCCGCCCTCGCTCCGGGGTCGGCGGCGCCGCTCCCGGGTCCGGTCGTGGGCCAGCCCGCGCCCAATTTCTCCCTCACGACCATCGACGGCAAGCACGTTCGGCTGAGCGACTATCGCGGCCGCACGCTGGTCATCAACGTCTGGGGCTCGTGGTGCCCGCCGTGCCGGCTCGAGACGCCCGACTTGGTCGCCGAGGCGAAGGCGCAGGCGCGCCACGGCGTCGCGTTCTTGGGCGTCGACACGACCGAGTCGCCGTCGGTGGTGCGCGCGTTCTCGATCGCCAAGGCGATTCCGTATCCGCAGGTCGCGACGAGCGGGACCAGCGCCTTCGCGCGCGACTACGCGATTCGCAACTACCCGACCACGTTCGTCATCGACCCGAGCGGCGTGCTGCGCGCGCGCCACGCCGACAACCTCTTGCCGCGCCCGCAGCTGCACGCGTACATCGTCGCGGCGCAGCACGGCGCGACCGCGCCGCTGAAGACCGCCTTCCAGACGCAGCTCGACGCGATGCTGGCACCGGCGCGGTACACGTTCACCGGTGATCCGGCGACGGTGTTGGCGAACGTGCAGCAGGCAGTCTCGGCGATCGGCAAGGTCGACGACCTGCTCGACGACGCGATGGACGACCCCTCGCGCGACCACGACTTGATCGCGACCCAGCAAGAGGAAGAGACGCTGCGCGCCGCCGCCATCGCCGCGTTGACGCCAATCGCGACCGGCGATCCGCAGCTGGCGCTGCTGGCACGGTTGCACGGCGACGAAGACGCCGCGCTCGGCAAATGGAGCGACGCGAAGAGCGCCTACGAAGACGCGCTCACGAAGGTGCCGAACGATCTCGACGCGCTGAGCGGCCTCGCCGACGCCGAAGGCCAGTTGGGTGACGCGGCGCGGGTGGTCGCCCTCGATCAGCAGATCGCGCAGCTCCACCCCACCCGCGCGACCTACGTCGCCCTGGCGCGCGCGCAGATCAAAACCGGCGACGTCGCCGGCGGCGAGGCGTCGTTCGCGCACGCGATCGAGCTCGCGGCCGCCGAGCCGCCGCCCAACGCCGCGCAGATCGCGTGGACGGCGCTGTACGCCGGACAAGCCGAGGCGGACCTCGGTCGCGCCGCCAGCGCGCGCGCCTTTTTCGCCCGCGCGCTGGTCGAGGCCGAGCGCGTCGCGCCAACCGATCCGCGCCGCGAGTGGTACATCGAGCGCGCGCAGGAGGGGACGGTCGCGCTCGGCGTCGTCCCGGGTGCCGCGCCGGCGCTCTCGCTGGCGCCCTGGACGGGACCCGATCTGCCCGGCTCGTTGGCGAGCACGATCAAGTACCGCCTGGTCGTGACCGGCAAGCCGGGCACCGCCGTCGATCTCGCGACCCAGGGCTTGCCGAAGCGGTGGATCGGTTCGTTCTGCACCGACCGCGTCTGCTCGCCGTTCCGCGTCTCGGTGGTCGTGCCGCCGGTCGGTGCGAAGATCATCGAGTTCCAGGTCGTGCCGCAGAGCGCGGTGCACGCGCCGCCGACGGTGTCGATCCAAGCCAGCGTAGGGAATCGTCCCGTCGCGCGCGTCGGCACAACGGTGCGGACCTGA